CGGCGTCGTTCAATTTGATCCAGCAGGTTGGGCGACTCATCCGTAGCCATGGCTGCTGGGGAGAAGTGGTTATTTATGACAAACGTTTATTGACCAAAAACTATGGCAAGCGTTTACTGAACGCGTTACCCATATTTCCGATAGAGCAACCTGCTGTGCCAGACGTTATAGTAAAACCAAAAGAAAAAGCGAAACCCACGCGCCGCCGTCGGCGTTAACGATGCGAGCAACAGGCAAGGAGTTATCGATGGATTACCGCAAAATCATTAAAGAGATTGGGCGAGGAAAAAATCACGCGCGTGACCTGGACAAGGATACTGCTCGCGGACTGTATACCCATATGATGAACGGCGACGTACCTGACCTTGAGATGGGCGGGGTGCTGATTGCGCTACGTATTAAAGGCGAAGGCGAAGCGGAGATGCTGGGCTTTTACGAAGCGATGCAAAACCACACCATTCGCCTGACTCCGCCAGTAGCCAAACCCATGCCGATTGTCATTCCCAGCTACAATGGTGCACGCAAGCAGGCGAATTTGACGCCGCTGCTGGCGATTTTACTGCATAAGCTCGGTTTCCCGGTAGTAGTGCACGGCGTCAGCGAGGATCCAACCCGCGTGCTGACAGAAACCATTTTTGAACTGATGGGGATTTCGCCAACGCTGCATGCCGGGCAGGCGCAGGCAAAGCTGGATGGTCATCAGCCGGTGTTTATCCCGGTGAGCGCGCTGTGCCCTCCGCTGGAGAAACAGCTGGCGATGCGCTGGCGCATGGGCGTGCGTAACAGTGCGCACACGCTGGCTAAATTAGCCACGCCGTTTGCTGAAGATGCGGCGCTGCGTCTTTCCAGCGTGTCCCACCCGGAATACGTCTCGCGTGTGGCGAAGTTCTTCGGCGATATCGGTGGGCGCGGCCTGTTGATGCATGGTACCGAGGGCGAAGTGTATGCCAACCCGCAGCGCTGCCCGCAGATAAGCCTGATAGATTCATCCGGTGTGCGAGTGTTACAGGACCGACAGAGCGAGATGCCTGACGAGCCAGTACCGCTGCCGGTGGCAAAAGATCCGGAAACCACCGCGCGCTGGATTGAGCGTTGTCTGGCTGGCAGTGAGCCGGTCCCGGCATCGTTGAAAATTCAGATGGCCTGCTGCCTGGTGGCAACCGGTGAATCCGCCTCGCTGGCCGAAGGACTTGCCCGCGTCGAGCAAAGTTTCTGATTCATTTGTTATCCCGACGGGCCTTTTACCTGGTCTGTCGGTTTTCTCTTTTCGGCAACGTGAAATTTTTGCACGTTTATTGACCTCCTGAGCGCCGTGGCGCAGCATAGTTTGTTGAAAAATAAGAAACACAACAAACTCGCGACACAACAGGAGATAACAATGAACAGTGGACATCGCTTCCATGTGCCAACGCTGCACGCTTTTATCCAGGCCGTTTTTCATCAGATGGGAAGCAATGATCAGGAGGCGCGGCTGGTGGCCGATCATCTGATAGCCTCTAACCTCGCCGGTCACGACTCCCACGGCATCGGTATGATCCCAAGCTATATTCGTTCATTCTCGCTGGGGCATCTACAAATCAACCGTCATGCCAAAGTGGTAAAAGATGCAGGGGCGGTGATTACGCTTGATGGCGATTGTGCCTTTGGTCAGGTGGCGGCTCACGAAGCCATCACGCTGGGGATTGAAAAAGCTCGCCAGCACGGTATCGCCGCCGTGGCATTACATAATTCGCATCATATCGGACGTATTGGCTACTGGGCGGAGCAATGCGCGGCGGCAGGTTTTGTCTCAGTGCATTTTGTGAGCGTGGTCGGGATCCCGATGGTTGCACCGTTTCATGGCCGCGATAGTCGTTTTGGCACTAACCCCTTCTGCGTTGTTTTTCCGCGTAAAAATACCTTCCCGCTATTGCTGGACTATGCAACCAGCGCCATCGCGTTTGGTAAAACCCGTGTGGCATGGCATAAGGGCGAGCCGGTAGCTCCTGGATGTCTGATTGATGTGGCGGGGGTGCCTACAACGGATCCTGCGGTAATGCAGGTTTCTCCGCTGGGGTCGTTGCTCACCTTTGCCCAACACAAAGGTTATGCGCTGGCGGCGATGTGCGAAATTATGGGTGGTGCGCTTTCAGGGGGTAAAACCACACATGAAGAGAGCCTGCAGACCAGCCCGGACGCCATCATCAACTGTATGACCACTATTATTATGAATCCGGAACTGTTCGGCGCGCCGGACTGCGACAACCAGGTCGCAGCATTTGCTGAGTGGGTGAAAGCGTCCCCGCATGCTGAAGATGCCCCGATCCTGTTGCCAGGTGAGTGGGAAGTGAATACTCGCGAGGAACGGCTGGAACACGGTATTCCGCTAGATGCCGGAAGCTGGCAGGCGATTTGCGTGGCGGCGCTGCAAATAGGCATGCCGGACGCCGTGTTGCAGGAATTCCGTCAACGACTTGAACACTAAGCAAAAAAAAGCCCGTCCAGTGGCGGACGGGCAAACAAAGGGTAACAAACAGGGTCAATGAGGGTTGGAGCATTGGGTCGTACAGGTAATCTTTCGGTTATTTATAGATAACCGCGGTGCCGCTCATTTTGTCTTTACCGACAGCGGAAGTGATGCTGTAACCAGTTGCGCCAGCAGCAGCCGCTTTCTCAGCCAGTTTGGCTTCCAGGCCATCCAGTGTGGTGGCGCCATCAGCAGAAACTACACCAATTTTATTCATGCTTTGTGCCTGAGTGGAGGAAACCGGCTCGGCAGCGAAAACGCCAAATGACAGGGTAGACAGGGCGATGGCAGCAACAGCAAATTTGATATTTTTCATGATTAATCTCTCGCAGGGTTGTTCTGTTAGTAGTCAGTGTTCTTTAAGAAGACGTTGTTCCGTCGATGTGATAAGTATCACGTTTTTTTTGGTGAGAGAAAATCGAATAGAATTGACGACATCAATCAAAAAAATTGAATGACAAATAACTTATTGAATATTAATAAATTCAGGCGAGGGATTTACAGTTCTTGTCATTGCGCTTTACAGAGAAACCAACAACGGCACATTTTGCCACACAGAGTGCGAAAAAGCGTGCTCGTAAAGGAAATCGTATGCGCTGAAACTTTTGGTAAAGATGAGTCAACGTAGCTGGCTATCTTTCGAACCTCTGCGATTATATCCTGAAAATGCCGCGCTATGTGAATCTTTATCCTGTTGGCAAGTGATGCACAAGCGTACCCCAGGTACGGCCTCACGTCTGGCCTGAGGGATAGGATTGCCACATTCTTCGCATTCATACAGACTTTCCCCCGTCGGTAACTCACCGCGGGCACGGGCAACAGCATCTTCAATAGTATTGTTGATCTGTTCGTTTACAGCGTCGTCATTTGCCCATCCGGATGCCATGTGTACCTCCTGCAGATGTCTACAGACTAAGTATAGCGAAGATGATGGCTGAAAAACGACCATGCGCCAGCAGTATCAGATTTCAGACCATTCGCGCAGCAGGTTATGGTAGAGATTGAGTAATGACAGGATCTCGTTGCTCTCTCCATGACGAGCCTTCAGGGATTGAATGTTTTTATCCAGTTCAAAAAGCATGGCGCGATTTTTGTCGTCACGGATCATCGATTGTACCCACATAAAGGACGCCACACGAACGCCATGGGTTACTGGCGTGACGCAGTGCAGGCTGCTGGAAGGGTAAAGCACCAGATCGCCTGCCGGAAGCTTCACCGCATGCTGGCCGTAGGTGTCATTAACCAGCAGCTCTCCGCCTTCATAATCATCCGGATTACTCAGGAATAAGGTTGCGGAAAGGTCTGTGCGCATCCAGCCGTTCTCCGGATGGCTACGCACCGCGCCGTCAACGTGAAAACCATAGGTCTCGTTGTCCTGGTAGCGATTAAACAGCGGTGTGGAGAGCGTTTTCGGTAGTGCTGCGGCGAAGAAAAGCGCGCTGTTATTTACCGCAGTCTGTACCGCCTGTTGTAAAACGCCGTAGCGTTCACTTTGCGTATTTACCTGCTGGTTGTTTTTAACCTGCGCTCCCTGAGCGCCGGTGGTTGCGCGACCATCAACCCAGTCGGCAGCGTCCAGTTGCTCGCGAAACCAGGCTACATCCTGCGCCGACAGAACGCCGGGAATGTGGTACATCATCAGTGTTTCTCCTGAAAGTGGGGCTTTCGCCCCACGCGATGGATCAGAAATGCATATTGGCGGTGAGCAGGAAGGTTCTTGGCTCGCCTGGATGATAACGGTATCCACTCTTGTTTATGGAGGATACATAATCGGTGTCGAACAGGTTATAGACGTTTAGCTGGAAATCGAGATTGCGATTCACGCGATAGCCCAGTTTGGCGTCGGCGACCCAGTAACCTTCAGTGTAGGATGGCGTACCCACGGCGCCGTCCGAACCGCGATGCATACTGCCCACGTAGCGAGCGCCTGCGCCAACGGAAACATCGTCGGTTGCTTGATACTGGCTCCACAGCGTGAACGCATGTTCCGGCGTATAGGGCAGGGAAGAAGAACCATCCTGAGCAACGTTTTTGCCGCTGTGGATGGTGGCGCGTTGCTGGGTGTAACCCCCAATAATCTGCCATGCGGGGGTGATGTTGCCTGCTACCGAGAGCTCGTAGCCTTCAACGCGTTTCTCCCCGTACTGGGAATAGGTACCGTCGTCGTTCTGCTCAACTTCATTCTCAATATCCGTGCGGAAAATTGCGGCGGTTAGCAGCAGGCGCTTATCCAGCACCTCCCATTTGGTGCCAATCTCGCTAGTTTTCGCTTTCTGCGGTTTGAAGTCGGTACGGTTTGCGCTGTTACCGCTTCCGCCCTGAGCAAGGGCAAAGTTGCTGCCGCCCGGCGGTTGCTGAGAAACGGCATAGTTAATGTAGACATTGCCGTTATCGGTCAGGTGATACAGCGCGCCCGCTTTCCAGTTCACCAGATTGCCTGATTTGGCAGTATCCACAGTGGTGACCGGGGAACCTTTGGCGACGCCTGTCGGACATGCCACTGCACCACGGCCAGAAGCGCCGCAAGCGGTGGCGCTGTCATATTCAGTGCGGTAATTGTCGAGGCGAATACCACCGTTCAGCTCAAACTCACGGGTAATTTGTAGCGTATCAAAAGCGTATACGCCAAAGGTATCGGTTTGCCCGTTAGCGTTGGCGCCGTTACGCGATAATCCGCCGATATTCACGTCGCTGTTGGGATGATAAATATTAACCGGCGGCGGGGTAATCGGGGTGACGCCATAGTTGGTTTGTGTTTCGCGCGTCAACTCCACGCCAGTGCTGATGTCGTGACCGATGGATCCCGTGTAAAACTTTGAGGTCAGGTTGGTCTGGTTGGTCAGGATTTTGTTACTGACATCTTTGGTATTTGCCAGGCGTGACCAGGTCCAGGTGTCGGTGCTGCTGGTGGGTTGCGTAATATTAGACGCACCGCCCATCACCGCCGTCATCAGATAATCCTGTTTAATACGCGACCAGCGAGTGGTGTTGCGAATCGTGGTGCTGTCGCTCAGGTCATGTTCAAAACGCATCGTCGCGGTATCGGTCGTCGAATCGTCGTAATCCGAGTTGGTGCCGTAGAAGTTATGCGTATCAACTTTTCCTGAATGATTCAGTGCAGACGTCCCTGCGGAAGGCGCGGAGTAACCCGGCAGGCCGATGGTGGGAATACCCCCATCCGGTGTGTTGTGTTGAGTAACGTGCAGATAGTTCAGATACAGTCGGTTCTCGGTGCCTAAGCCAAAAGCAAGTGAGGGGGCCACGCCGTAACGTTCATTCTTAACATTATCGCGACCGGCATCATGTGTTTTTTCACCCATCAGGTTTAAACGTGCGGCGGTGGTCTCGCCGATAACCTGGTTAATGTCCAGCGTACCACGGCGGAACCAGGCGCTACCGACGCTGGCCGACGCATCGATTCCTGAGTCGGTACGCGGCTGTTTGCTGATCATATTGATAGAGCCAGTCGGTGCGCTACGTCCATAGTCGGTACCGGAAGGACCTTTAATCACTTCGACCTGTTCGGTATTGAAGGTATCGCGCGTGACGCTGCCGATATCACGAACACCGTCGATATAAATACTGTTCGAAGTATCCGCGCCACGCATATAAACCGCATCACCGGTAGTGGAGTTGCCGTTTTCACCAGCGAAAAACGCGCCAACGCCCGGTACGTTTTTCAGCGCATCGGTCAAATTTGTTGCGCCTTGATCCTTAATCACCTGCTCAGAAATCACCGTCATGGTGCGGGTGGTATCCGCCACCGGGCGGGAGAATTTAGGGTCG
This window of the Citrobacter freundii ATCC 8090 = MTCC 1658 = NBRC 12681 genome carries:
- a CDS encoding malate/lactate/ureidoglycolate dehydrogenase; this encodes MNSGHRFHVPTLHAFIQAVFHQMGSNDQEARLVADHLIASNLAGHDSHGIGMIPSYIRSFSLGHLQINRHAKVVKDAGAVITLDGDCAFGQVAAHEAITLGIEKARQHGIAAVALHNSHHIGRIGYWAEQCAAAGFVSVHFVSVVGIPMVAPFHGRDSRFGTNPFCVVFPRKNTFPLLLDYATSAIAFGKTRVAWHKGEPVAPGCLIDVAGVPTTDPAVMQVSPLGSLLTFAQHKGYALAAMCEIMGGALSGGKTTHEESLQTSPDAIINCMTTIIMNPELFGAPDCDNQVAAFAEWVKASPHAEDAPILLPGEWEVNTREERLEHGIPLDAGSWQAICVAALQIGMPDAVLQEFRQRLEH
- a CDS encoding DksA/TraR family C4-type zinc finger protein → MASGWANDDAVNEQINNTIEDAVARARGELPTGESLYECEECGNPIPQARREAVPGVRLCITCQQDKDSHSAAFSGYNRRGSKDSQLR
- a CDS encoding catecholate siderophore receptor Fiu, which gives rise to MDKNRNLPSSSFHSLTFFAGLCIGLSPVAQAVAAGDQDKKQEDTLVVEAAKPSLYAPTQSADPKFSRPVADTTRTMTVISEQVIKDQGATNLTDALKNVPGVGAFFAGENGNSTTGDAVYMRGADTSNSIYIDGVRDIGSVTRDTFNTEQVEVIKGPSGTDYGRSAPTGSINMISKQPRTDSGIDASASVGSAWFRRGTLDINQVIGETTAARLNLMGEKTHDAGRDNVKNERYGVAPSLAFGLGTENRLYLNYLHVTQHNTPDGGIPTIGLPGYSAPSAGTSALNHSGKVDTHNFYGTNSDYDDSTTDTATMRFEHDLSDSTTIRNTTRWSRIKQDYLMTAVMGGASNITQPTSSTDTWTWSRLANTKDVSNKILTNQTNLTSKFYTGSIGHDISTGVELTRETQTNYGVTPITPPPVNIYHPNSDVNIGGLSRNGANANGQTDTFGVYAFDTLQITREFELNGGIRLDNYRTEYDSATACGASGRGAVACPTGVAKGSPVTTVDTAKSGNLVNWKAGALYHLTDNGNVYINYAVSQQPPGGSNFALAQGGSGNSANRTDFKPQKAKTSEIGTKWEVLDKRLLLTAAIFRTDIENEVEQNDDGTYSQYGEKRVEGYELSVAGNITPAWQIIGGYTQQRATIHSGKNVAQDGSSSLPYTPEHAFTLWSQYQATDDVSVGAGARYVGSMHRGSDGAVGTPSYTEGYWVADAKLGYRVNRNLDFQLNVYNLFDTDYVSSINKSGYRYHPGEPRTFLLTANMHF
- the ybiB gene encoding DNA-binding protein YbiB, producing the protein MDYRKIIKEIGRGKNHARDLDKDTARGLYTHMMNGDVPDLEMGGVLIALRIKGEGEAEMLGFYEAMQNHTIRLTPPVAKPMPIVIPSYNGARKQANLTPLLAILLHKLGFPVVVHGVSEDPTRVLTETIFELMGISPTLHAGQAQAKLDGHQPVFIPVSALCPPLEKQLAMRWRMGVRNSAHTLAKLATPFAEDAALRLSSVSHPEYVSRVAKFFGDIGGRGLLMHGTEGEVYANPQRCPQISLIDSSGVRVLQDRQSEMPDEPVPLPVAKDPETTARWIERCLAGSEPVPASLKIQMACCLVATGESASLAEGLARVEQSF
- the ybiJ gene encoding DUF1471 family protein YbiJ, which codes for MKNIKFAVAAIALSTLSFGVFAAEPVSSTQAQSMNKIGVVSADGATTLDGLEAKLAEKAAAAGATGYSITSAVGKDKMSGTAVIYK
- the ybiX gene encoding PKHD-type hydroxylase YbiX; this encodes MMYHIPGVLSAQDVAWFREQLDAADWVDGRATTGAQGAQVKNNQQVNTQSERYGVLQQAVQTAVNNSALFFAAALPKTLSTPLFNRYQDNETYGFHVDGAVRSHPENGWMRTDLSATLFLSNPDDYEGGELLVNDTYGQHAVKLPAGDLVLYPSSSLHCVTPVTHGVRVASFMWVQSMIRDDKNRAMLFELDKNIQSLKARHGESNEILSLLNLYHNLLREWSEI